The following coding sequences are from one Gadus morhua chromosome 10, gadMor3.0, whole genome shotgun sequence window:
- the si:ch211-107m4.1 gene encoding heterogeneous nuclear ribonucleoprotein U-like protein 2 produces the protein MKLSDIKKCKVPELRSKLKELGLDPKGLRAELIGRLWSALEAGLQISLPSIESDRDSRTNACKVEVGPHNDIPPSPLETDTHHIDVTSTSAPVATMTSSYISCSIREYADTATQTDTAPQTDTAHQTIDCSSMSTRPVDHHAMVGEGGLSAERPTPLLEEDPAQGQTSLHVHDSEFRLADSSQVPVSRDAEEEEESQSWHGEEGRTGIARDSTRWGEMGRAFYEFKEEIRYKRAKFTPPTYKTEREVVEEENESVRIDTSASDLHFETDPDGSSGRPLFPERFPLLWSGCRLTHGLRGGTRASFEVRLEGEAHAPAAALPGGQAAAEPRPDALRLRVGWAPDTKALPLGEDELSYAYDGRGRKVTGGREEAFGEPLSDGDIIGCYLLFSADGVAEMSFHRNGRPMGVAFCLGPSVLGGKTLFPHVLCRGCSVRFRLDPSGGPWYPGPPGDTPLVALPAADRVRAPPCPRSRADCEVIMMVGLPGSGKSHWARVLMDQHPEKRYQLLGTETLTASMIGEGQRERQLQQASQCLTELIKMAARKPGNYILDQLNVFVSARRHKLQLFAGFQRALVAVVVPPTEEWRRRLALRQAQDGERIPDTALLKLKVSYSLPEPQGEGVLQELLFVELPQEEARALLHTYREEAQRLLPPVPPPQKKARLRKNRGFGPPPSHGHQWKRRYAGSENVFHRQAWGPQPIFWNSSHPGHGSYYNTAVGYSGYQGHW, from the exons ATGAAACTCTCGGATATAAAAAAGTGCAAAGTGCCGGAACTACGATCCAAACTCAAGGAACTCGGACTGGACCCAAAGGGGCTGAGGGCTGAACTTATCGGGCGGTTGTGGTCCGCGCTGGAGGCAGGACTTCAGATCAGTCTCCCATCGATCGAGAGCGACCGAGACAGCAGAACTAATGCCTGCAAGGTGGAGGTCGGCCCACACAATGACATCCCACCATCGCCTTTGGAAACGGATACTCACCACATTGATGTCACGTCGACCTCAGCCCCCGTCGCCACCATGACGTCCTCTTACATCTCATGCTCTATCAGAGAGTACGCAGACACCGCCACGCAGACAGACACTGCCCCTCAGACAGACACTGCCCATCAGACAATAGACTGTAGTTCCATGTCAACACGGCCGGTGGACCACCACGCCATGGTCGGGGAGGGTGGGCTTTCAGCGGAGCGACCAACCCCCCTGCTCGAAGAAGACCCGGCGCAGGGTCAGACATCACTACATGTCCatgacagtgaattcagattaGCAGATTCGAGCCAggtgcctgtttctcgagacgcggaggaggaggaagagtccCAGAGCTGGCATGGAGAGGAGGGACGCACCGGGATTGCCAGAGACTCGACCCGGTGGGGAGAGATGGGAAGGGCTTTCTACGAATTCAAAGAGGAGATCCGCTACAAAAG AGCCAAATTCACACCGCCTACCTATAAGACAGAACGAGAAGTTGTGGAAGAGGAGAACGAAAGTGTCCGAATAGATACGT CGGCCAGCGACCTGCACTTTGAGACAGACCCCGACGGCAGCAGCGGCCGCCCTCTGTTCCCGGAGCGGTTCCCCCTGCTGTGGTCGGGCTGCAGGCTGACCCACGGCCTGCGGGGGGGCACCAGGGCCAGCTTCGAGGTGAGGCTGGAGGGGGAGGCCCACGCCCCGGCCGCTGCCCTCCCCGGCGGGCAGGCCGCAGCGGAGCCACGGCCGGACGCACTTCGCCTGAGGGTGGGCTGGGCCCCGGACACCAAGGCCTTACCGCTGG GTGAGGATGAGCTGTCTTATGCCTACGATGGGCGGGGCAGGAAGGTTACCGGGGGTAGGGAGGAGGCGTTTGGCGAACCACTCTCAGACGGCGATATCATTGGCTGTTACCTA CTGTTTTCCGCAGACGGCGTGGCAGAGATGTCCTTCCATAGAAACGGGCGTCCGATGGGCGTGGCCTTTTGTCTGGGCCCCTCGGTGCTGGGGGGCAAAACACTGTTCCCCCATGTCCTCTGCCGGGGCTGCTCTGTCAGGTTCCGGCTGGACCCCTCTGGGGGCCCCTGGTACCCTGGTCCCCCCGGGGACACCCCCCTGGTGGCTCTGCCGGCGGCCGACAGGGTGCGGGCCCCTCCATGCCCTCGCTCCAGAGCAGACTGTGAG GTGATCATGATGGTGGGTCTGCCTGGTTCTGGGAAGAGCCACTGGGCCAGGGTCCTCATGGACCAGCACCCGGAGAAACGCTACCAGCTGCTGGGCACAGAGACGCTCACAGCCAGCATGATC ggtgAGGGTCAGAGGGAGAGGCAGTTGCAGCAGGCCTCTCAGTGTTTGACCGAGCTGATCAAGATGGCTGCTCGCAAACCAGGAAACTACATCCTGGACCAG CTCAACGTCTTCGTCTCGGCGCGGCGCCACAAGCTCCAGCTGTTCGCGGGCTTCCAGCGGGCGTTGGTGGCGGTGGTCGTCCCGCCcacagaggagtggaggagacggCTGGCCCTGCGCCAGGCCCAGGACGGCGAGCGGATCCCCGACACGGCCCTCCTCAAACTCAAAG TGAGCTACAGCCTGCCCGAGccccagggggagggggtcctcCAGGAGCTGCTCTTCGTGGAGCTGCCCCAAGAGGAGGCGCGGGCGCTCCTCCACACCTACAGAGAGGAGGCGCAGCGCCTGCTGCCCCCCGTCCCTCCACCACAGAAGAAAGCCCGCCTCCGGAAGAACAGAGGCTTCGGCCCGCCCCCTTCTCACGGCCACCAATGGAAGAGGAGATACG CGGGAAGTGAAAACGTGTTCCACCGGCAAGCCTGGGGACCACAGCCCATATTT TGGAACTCCAGCCATCCAGGCCATGGATCTTACTACAACACAGCTGTTGGCTACAGCGGTTACCAGGGTCACTGGtaa
- the vegfba gene encoding vascular endothelial growth factor A produces the protein MRIMLQVILGMFQFLLLTRLPVSQAKLAHWRPADSPRSREAREVRRWMEVYSRSGCEPRDTLVEVWRELPGETHHLFVPACVSVRRCGGCCSDEGMACVPSLTHTLTMELMRTSFMKHDLVELPFVEHSQCECRPKEDARLPTHTTRPLLKPERKGRKKERGKSKRRPVENPIRTTVVVPSPAPPSLPPPLTPSPSLPPPPTQLPSPPPPPPPDPGAVPPGLPPLRRQEVGAGRGDVPLPLHAGGGQLRSEAPEAQPSALQVRGPASVSV, from the exons ATGAGGATTATGCTTCAAGTTATTCTAGGAATGTTTCAATTCCTGCTCCTCACCAGACTCCCCGTGTCCCAAGCCAAG CTCGCACACTGGCGGCCTGCTGACTCCCCCAGGTCCCGAGAGGCTCGAGAAG tccgcCGCTGGATGGAGGTGTACTCCCGCAGCGGGTGCGAGCCACGGGACACCCTGGTGGAGGTGTGGCGGGAGTTGCCGGGGGAGACGCACCACCTCTTCGTTCCCGCCTGCGTGTCGGTGCGGCggtgcggcggctgctgctctGATGAGGGGATGGCGTGCGTGCCGTCgctcacgcacacgctcaccATGGAG TTGATGAGGACCTCCTTCATGAAGCACGACCTTGTGGAACTGCCCTTCGTTGAGCACAGCCAGTGTGAGTGCAG ACCCAAAGAAGATGCCCGGCTTCCAACACATACTACGAG GCCTCTTCTCAAGCCGGAAAGGAAAGGccggaagaaggagagaggcaaATCCAAACGGAGACCAGTGGAAAACCCCATCAGAAC GACCGTCGTGGTTCCCAGCCCTGCTCcgccctccctgcctccccccctgactccctcaccctccctccctcctcccccgacccagctcccctcccctcctcccccccccccccccgaccccggcGCCGTCCCGCCCGGCCTGCCGCCCCTGCGCCGGCAGGAAGTGGGCGCTGGACGGGGAGACGTGCCGCTGCCGCTGCACGCTGGCGGAGGACAACTGCGCTCTGAAGCGCCGGAGGCTCAACCCTCAGCGCTGCAG GTGCGAGGCCCTGCGAGCGTGAGCGTTTGA
- the nudt22 gene encoding uridine diphosphate glucose pyrophosphatase NUDT22 isoform X2 gives MDPDVSVLLECAVWRGLAEAEVQVEVSESFNRQTDAALESHIEEVWAKRVTREPWLFNGSKFRLHSFTFDSSKFPPSQTGCQFTKHLPCAPPKQRQPTTDGGDRGEEERRCPEGEGAFNPTPQCTDGRRYQQGNGDCDHPALGCLAGVDPGCGPGVRGSTRAEAGPRLTLRLGLTSYKDFLGTNWSERAGALRRRGETELNDPCGLLAQPLGVGGVLCTSDGKVVLIRRSQRVAEAGGLLDIPGGHPEPQAVCPCVSDGVSQDPISIAAVQRSPKAVVSEIFSSVCAEIRDEVNVPLGSLGGPVLMGVALNHTSAGRPSAEFYVSCSLTSEEVRELYWRGGAEANESTDIVFLSTKELLQLDSSRPLWSELCPSAKGAVLLYQLVRPDASIGPEQTSSDQQKHDEKE, from the exons ATGGACCCTGACGTGTCCGTTCTGCTGGAGTGTGCGGTCTGGCGTGGACTTGCGGAGGCCGAGGTCCAAGTGGAGGTGTCGGAGAG cttcaacagacagacagatgctgCGCTAGAGAGCCACATAGAAGAGGTGTGGGCAAAACGTGTCACCAGGGAGCCCTGGCTTTTCAACGGTTCCAAGTTCAGACTGCACTCATTTACCTTCGACTCCTCCAAGTTTCCCCCCTCCCAAACCGGTTGTCAGTTTACCAAACATCTCCCATGCGCGCCTCCAAAGCAACGCCAACCAACGACCGATGGGGGTGACAGGGGTGAAGAAGAGCGCCGATGTCCCGAAGGGGAAGGTGCCTTTAATCCCACGCCTCAGTGTACTGACGGCCGTCGCTATCAACAAGGAAATGGAGACTGTGACCATCCAGCCCTCGGCTGTTTGGCCGGTGTAGACCCAGGCTGTGGCCCCGGGGTCCGGGGCTCTACACGAGCAGAGGCCGGTCCTCGCCTGACCCTGCGGCTGGGCCTGACGTCCTACAAGGACTTCCTGGGCACCAACTGGTCCGAGCGAGCCGGGGCTCTGCGGCGGCGAGGAGAGACGGAGCTGAATGATCCGTGCGGCCTGTTGGCCCAGCCCCTGGGGGTGGGCGGGGTCCTGTGCACCAGCGACGGGAAGGTGGTGCTGATCAGGAGGAGCCAGCGGGTCGCGGAGGCCGGGGGGCTGCTGGACATCCCAGGGGGGCACCCGGAGCCACAG gcagTGTGCCCCTGTGTGAGCGATGGTGTGAGTCAGGATCCAATCAGCATTGCCGCGGTGCAGCGGAGCCCCAAGGCGGTCGTCTCCGAGATCTTCAGCTCCGTTTGTGCCGAGATCAGAGACGAG GTCAACGTGCCGCTGGGTTCCCTGGGAGGTCCCGTGTTGATGGGCGTAGCGCTGAACCACACCAGCGCAGGCAGACCCAGCGCAGAGTTCTACGTCAG CTGTTCCTTGACCTCAGAGGAAGTGAGGGAGTTGTATTGGAGAGGTGGAGCGGAGGCCAATGAGTCCACAGACATCGTGTTCCTCAGCACAAAG GAGCTGTTGCAGTTGGACAGCTCCAGGCCCCTGTGGTCAGAGCTTTGTCCTTCGGCCAAGGGAGCTGTCCTGCTCTATCAACTCGTCAGGCCTGACGCATCTATCGGGCCGGAGCAGACGAGCTCAGACCAACAAAAGCACGACGAAAAAGAATGA
- the zgc:153018 gene encoding transmembrane protein 179, whose product MELDRRLLLAHCTAHTLLVVAGLLVVVPLALNGSAFKGRCALFSTGYWMTENRSELTGQSGDVSHLVVQQWGPPAACQFATFVGIFTVLYGAAQGWRCLFYLHGRHDDTLMSSFLTVLLSLCVLFLSGGASFTLSLGLASWCDTVTDGNARPFSCAQSQSIPLYLDVDTSSFYTDLTLAQASLWFVTALWLAQSVLSFLRLYHSHSQHISGPCLPREKELLLARSPSEGCPTPPHLSSTIFV is encoded by the exons ATGGAGCTGGATCGGCGGCTCTTGTTGGCTCACTGCACAGCCCACACCCTGTTGGTGGTGGCGGGGCTCCTGGTGGTCGTCCCCCTGGCTCTCAACGGCTCTGCGTTTAAAGGGCGTTGTGCTCTTTTCTCTACGGGATACTGGATGACTGAGAACCGCAGTGAGCTGACGGGACAGTCTGGGGACGTTTCTCATCTGGTGGTGCAGCAGTGGGGCCCGCCGGCCGCCTGCCAGTTCGCTACGTTTGTGGGGATCTTCACGGTGTTGTACGGCGCCGCGCAGGGCTGGAGGTGCCTCTTCTATCTCCATGGACGGCATGACGA CACGCTGATGTCCTCATTCCTGACCGTGCTGCTCAGCCTGTGTGTTCTGTTCCTCTCCGGGGGGGCCAGCTTCACGCTGTCTCTGGGGCTGGCCTCCTGGTGCGACACGGTCACGGACGGCAACGCGCGGCCATTCAG CTGTGCCCAGTCCCAGTCCATCCCCCTCTACCTGGATGTGGACACCTCCTCCTTCTACACAGACCTCACGCTGGCGCAG GCCTCCCTATGGTTTGTGACGGCCCTGTGGCTGGCCCAGTCCGTCCTGTCCTTCCTGCGGCTCTACCACTCCCACAGCCAGCACATCAGCGGGCCCTGTCTGCCCCGCGagaaggagctgctgctggcccGCTCCCCCTCGGAGGGCTGCCCCACGCCTCCACACCTGTCCTCCACCATCTTTGTCTGA
- the dnajc4 gene encoding dnaJ homolog subfamily C member 4: MQFEAQLSLCRRCLWSYRSGLRMLSLSSANRAVVSYYELLGVKPTATLEEIKHAFFAKSKEVHPDRDPSNPALHSQFVELSEAYRVLGRERSRKEYDFKLRTPYRGGWVPGPGANIRTGSTGFRASEESHDNTRYWEQFTQSQAQEVTPEEWERKRRRNFRLVGYCLLTMLLSVGSHFFFFRKLEEMHSNFMDEKDRNITEIYNQSKERARVNGFKKQTEILRQKHAEFVEKYNLPNVDGGEEK, translated from the exons ATGCAGTTTGAGGCTCAGCTGAGTCTCTGTCGGAGGTgtctctggagctacaggagtGGACTGCGGATGCTGTCCCTGAGCTCAGCCAACAG AGCGGTCGTGAGCTATTATGAACTCCTGGGGGTCAAACCTACTGCCACCTTGGAGGAAATAAAGCATGCATTTTTTGCCAAATCCAAAGAG GTCCACCCGGACCGCGACCCGTCCAACCCGGCGCTGCACAGCCAGTTCGTGGAGCTGAGCGAAGCGTACCGCGTGCTGGGCCGCGAGCGCAGCCGGAAGGAGTACGACTTCAAGCTGCGGACGCCCTACCGAGGGGGCTGGGTCCCGGGGCCGGGCGCCAACATCCGCACCGGCTCCACCGGCTTCagagccag TGAGGAGTCCCATGACAACACGCGCTACTGGGAGCAGTTCACCCAGTCCCAGGCGCAGGAAGTCACCCCGGAGGAGTGGGAgcgcaagaggaggaggaacttCCGTCTGGTGGGATACTGCCTGCTCACCATGCTGCTCAGCGTGGGCAgccacttcttcttcttcag GAAACTGGAAGAGATGCACTCCAATTTCATGGACGAGAAGGACCGCAACATCACAGAGATCTACAACCAGTCCAAAGAGCGGGCGAG GGTCAACGGCTTCAAGAAGCAGACCGAGATTCTCCGTCAGAAACACGCAGAGTTTGTGGAGAAATACAATCTGCCCAACGTGGACGGGGGTGAGGAGAAGTAG
- the nudt22 gene encoding uridine diphosphate glucose pyrophosphatase NUDT22 isoform X1: protein MDPDVSVLLECAVWRGLAEAEVQVEVSESFNRQTDAALESHIEEVWAKRVTREPWLFNGSKFRLHSFTFDSSKFPPSQTGCQFTKHLPCAPPKQRQPTTDGGDRGEEERRCPEGEGAFNPTPQCTDGRRYQQGNGDCDHPALGCLAGVDPGCGPGVRGSTRAEAGPRLTLRLGLTSYKDFLGTNWSERAGALRRRGETELNDPCGLLAQPLGVGGVLCTSDGKVVLIRRSQRVAEAGGLLDIPGGHPEPQAVCPCVSDGVSQDPISIAAVQRSPKAVVSEIFSSVCAEIRDEWSCWGRNQRQCFLFSCGQVNVPLGSLGGPVLMGVALNHTSAGRPSAEFYVSCSLTSEEVRELYWRGGAEANESTDIVFLSTKELLQLDSSRPLWSELCPSAKGAVLLYQLVRPDASIGPEQTSSDQQKHDEKE from the exons ATGGACCCTGACGTGTCCGTTCTGCTGGAGTGTGCGGTCTGGCGTGGACTTGCGGAGGCCGAGGTCCAAGTGGAGGTGTCGGAGAG cttcaacagacagacagatgctgCGCTAGAGAGCCACATAGAAGAGGTGTGGGCAAAACGTGTCACCAGGGAGCCCTGGCTTTTCAACGGTTCCAAGTTCAGACTGCACTCATTTACCTTCGACTCCTCCAAGTTTCCCCCCTCCCAAACCGGTTGTCAGTTTACCAAACATCTCCCATGCGCGCCTCCAAAGCAACGCCAACCAACGACCGATGGGGGTGACAGGGGTGAAGAAGAGCGCCGATGTCCCGAAGGGGAAGGTGCCTTTAATCCCACGCCTCAGTGTACTGACGGCCGTCGCTATCAACAAGGAAATGGAGACTGTGACCATCCAGCCCTCGGCTGTTTGGCCGGTGTAGACCCAGGCTGTGGCCCCGGGGTCCGGGGCTCTACACGAGCAGAGGCCGGTCCTCGCCTGACCCTGCGGCTGGGCCTGACGTCCTACAAGGACTTCCTGGGCACCAACTGGTCCGAGCGAGCCGGGGCTCTGCGGCGGCGAGGAGAGACGGAGCTGAATGATCCGTGCGGCCTGTTGGCCCAGCCCCTGGGGGTGGGCGGGGTCCTGTGCACCAGCGACGGGAAGGTGGTGCTGATCAGGAGGAGCCAGCGGGTCGCGGAGGCCGGGGGGCTGCTGGACATCCCAGGGGGGCACCCGGAGCCACAG gcagTGTGCCCCTGTGTGAGCGATGGTGTGAGTCAGGATCCAATCAGCATTGCCGCGGTGCAGCGGAGCCCCAAGGCGGTCGTCTCCGAGATCTTCAGCTCCGTTTGTGCCGAGATCAGAGACGAG TGGTCTTGTTGGGGCAGGAACCAACGGCAGTGTTTCCTGTTCTCGTGTGGGCAGGTCAACGTGCCGCTGGGTTCCCTGGGAGGTCCCGTGTTGATGGGCGTAGCGCTGAACCACACCAGCGCAGGCAGACCCAGCGCAGAGTTCTACGTCAG CTGTTCCTTGACCTCAGAGGAAGTGAGGGAGTTGTATTGGAGAGGTGGAGCGGAGGCCAATGAGTCCACAGACATCGTGTTCCTCAGCACAAAG GAGCTGTTGCAGTTGGACAGCTCCAGGCCCCTGTGGTCAGAGCTTTGTCCTTCGGCCAAGGGAGCTGTCCTGCTCTATCAACTCGTCAGGCCTGACGCATCTATCGGGCCGGAGCAGACGAGCTCAGACCAACAAAAGCACGACGAAAAAGAATGA